AATGGTGTCAAATTTATGATATTTAAGCAATATTCATAAGTAAAGacaaccaaacaacaatatttGTATCAAATGATGTGACTTGTGAAGATGTCATAGCATTATATGTGTAGTGACTTCCAATTAGGGTAATGGTAGAATTTTGACTTAGTGGAAGCTTTTCTGCATACATCTATATACTTTttctaaactaattaaattacaaaaatttatttttacaaaaatatgtattttaacaTAATCCTTCGTAAGGAAAAgcttacaaaattttattttacatcaAACATTTCATATTTGTGATTTGATAGCATCACTATTACTTTCCATAAAATCTCAAATTCGagtctcatcccaatcaaatgtCGACATAATTTGTCGAGCAGATAATCAGATACTATATATAAGTTAGAGTGTACGCATAAAAAATACTCCGCTGTACAATTAGTTATTGACCATGTttagtaaatagttgttagcggatagatattagttgattgtgttAGAGATAttactagttgataacattaactgattATAGTTGATTGTGTTAGAGATAATTAccagttgataacattagctgattatagaaaagtgtttggtaaattagttgttagctgataattgtttggtataattttttttctcaaaaaattaattgaaaaagttactttgacaactttttgaattttagcattttaaagttacaaaaaattgattaatcaaacacttacaaaattgactgataggctaattattttaacaaacaTGGCCATTATCTTGACAAATGGATAATTATTATTCCCAATGGAtttttttagcattttagatGTTGTATTGATATTGTGTAGTAGGTTAGTaggtacttttattttttatagtatatatgaagattttgaaaaataaacttataaCAAAGTAATTCCATTAAACTATAAAGATTTGTTGTAAAATATAGGAGAGAGGGAATGAAGGGGAATACGTTGGTGTAGCTGTTGAAGTACAAGGTATAGCCAGCCTATTTGCTACCTACTTGTAACTTGGCAACTTGATCAATGCTCATGTGATTCTTTTTAGTTACAGCTAAGCTATCAAATCAAATGTCCAATGGGCAATGGCAAATTTCCTGCCATTACTGTTCTTCACCTAAAAGGCTGTGCCATTAAATTATTGACCAAAGCTTGTTTTTGAAATTAGATACCTATCCTGCAGAGCCAACACCGCTTTGACCTTTGACCTTTGTTCATCTCATATTCTCAAGGCAACACCTATATTCATAAACATGAGATCCCATCACTCATCATTCAAATTTCTAGTGATGGAGAATTAGAGTTTAATATCAAAGAAAGAGCTTGAGAAATAACTACCACACAGAAGCAGATAAGTTTAAAACAGAGTgagaataggaaaatgatatatgcACTGCTAATATATCCAGTTCGATTACTGTTCAAGTGAAGAATTCATTGGAGACTCTTTCTGTAACATACATTCGTTATTCCTAAAAGCTATAATTCTGAAAAATGGATGCGCATTTCAATTGACAACCTGATCAAATCTTGACCAATAATGAATCGTGTCTATACATTTCCAGTTGGAAAATCCTTACCGATGAATAGTTATGTGCAAGTAAGGGTGCGCTTCTATTGCTGCCAACCGTACTGCTGGTTTCTGTTGTTGCCCATCTGATTTGGGCCTCTACCACCGGCAGAGCCTCCATACTGACCACTTTGCGAGTAATTAGGAGGGACTCCATATCCACTGCCGACTCCACGAGGCCCGCTGTTTGGCACGCCACTTCCGGGTGGATATGGGGCATTGCCATAACCTCCACCTTGTCCTCCCCGGTCTTGGTAATATCCACTGCTGGGGTTGTTACCTCCTGGAGGGTATCTGCCCTGTCCTCCGGGATGACCCCTAGGCTTTCCATACTGATGATGACTAGATCCGGTCGCAAGTGCAGGTTGGGAGTTGTTATTCATAGGATGATTAGGTCCCCCACCCCAATGTTGAGCGTGAGCTTGTCCTGGTTGGATGGGAGGAAGGCGGCTATGATGTGGATGCTGCAACTTTTGTCGTTTTGCCATTTCTTCATTCTGCCGCTGCTGTTGTCGTTTCTTCTTTGTCTGGTACTCATGCGATGACTCGTATTTTGGTAGACTGATCAACATAAAAAAGGATAAAGATGTTTAAAGAAATGTATGGACACACTAATAATTTGGCCATTTGGGTGACACTTCACAATTGCAAGAAGTAATGGCATAATCAAGACTACTGCAGGATTGATCAGCAGGAAAATGAGCATGACAAATCAAGAAATAAAACTTACAAGATCATTACTAGTCATACCTTTTTGGATCACAAGGTAAGGGGTCAGTCCAAAAATATTCAGCATCAAGTGCATCCTTCGCAGATATCCTCTATACAAATTGAGACATAAGTTTAAAACACTTGGCTAGAGGCCTAGAAGGCAGCAAATAATTGTAAGATTCAAAATCTAAATTCAAAATGTGCCTCTTCGatgatgatatattgatataacataattttaagTGATCCTAGTCTTCTTCACACGGAAGTGTCATTACAGAACAAAAATTCAGCCATAAACCCCTAAATGCTACTCAATAATATTCTGTGTTTAAAAACTGCATGCTGGTATTTGTCACAGCAAAGACTACATCTGTATTTATTGTCATAAAAATATTGAAGTTTAACGAAAGAAAACATGATTGCGACAAAAAATTTCCGGATGGTCTTCTATTCATGCAATGCCTTTATAGTTATCAAtcaatttcaatattttcaacTCCACATCatcaatttattaaattacATCAACTTCACAAACAATATAAGGAATTTGAATGCAGGTAGTATGCCACGTGAATAGATAGACCGGGTATGTAATGCTATGCAATGTGTAGAACTTGAGAATAGAATAAATTTATTAAGAATGTTTCGTATTGCCAAACTAATAGAGATACCAGTGAAGGATCAAGAGTCAGCATTTTGTCCAGTAGATCCAAAGCATGGCGATCAAAACTGCATCCAAGGTTATTATTAAGTAAATAACTATGACTTCTGTCCCAATATCGGATGATTGAAATAATAGGAGACTAGAAATTTTTGTACGTACTGTCTAAATACTTCTCTCACTCGTCTTTTTGCCGGCCTTGCTGGCTTGAACTTGTTGTACCAGGGAACCTGTGAAACCCCAGGCCAGTTAATTTCATCAGGGGTTCCACAAAGCTCAAAGATTTTACTCAACTGTTCAGGCTGCAATAAACAATTAATCAGAGGAAATCGATaatcaaaaagaaagaaaacaaaagcacACAGGTGTTTTAGGTAAAAGTAATATGGAGTAACTAAAGCTTCCTTCATGCGCATAAATAGAAGATCATGAATAACCTATAGAAAGAGCTACACCTACAAATCCACCAACCACAGAATGTAGGAGTACTGTAAAATTAAGGGGCCAATGGATTTTAATATTTCATGACTTCATGTGCACGGAAAAAAGTCAAATGTAAAATTCCTGACAGAGCCTTACCTCATTTTTCCCAGGTAAAACTGGTTTCCCAAATAAAAGCTCAGCAAATATACAACCAACAGACCACATGTCAACAGCTGGGCCATATTTTGTAGCTCCAAGCAACAACTCTGGAGGCCTGTTCAAAAGTTAAAGATTAGCCAGCTGACAGAGGAACTGCATTTGCGGAATAGTTTCAAAGagccagacaaccattttgctATTACAGAGCTAGGAATTACCTGTACCAAAGAGTAATAACACGATTTGTAAGATGAGCATTCTGATCACCAGAAAATGATCGTGCTAGCCCAAAATCAGCAAGCTTCAGATTTCCCTCATTATCAATGAGAAGATTGGAACCTGCAAAAGAGAATCTCACATAGGTTTACTTTTCTAACAGAACATTAAACGTAAGAAACATAAAAGATGGAGGCAGGAATAACCTTTGATGTCCCTATGAAGAACTTGATTGATATGACAGTAATGAAGACCAGTAAGTAGTTGCTTCATGTAACACTGGAGAAATCATATCATATTGTTACAATAAGTCAATAACAGCCAGGCAGTTGAAGGTCAATATAATCTGAAAATAACTAAATTCTTTACTTGATATGCTTACAGTACTTTAATTTGTGGAATTGTGAATCTAAGTCCAGGACGATCAGAAAGACCAGTCAAGTCATGGTCCATGTACTCAAAAACCATATAAATGCTACCCTTGTACTTATTGTTATCTGCATtcggaaagaaagaaagagtgCTATGTTATTCTCACCTTTTATaaggaaagaagaaaatttaACTCCACAAACAATAGTAGAGTTCAGTAGTTTCAGTACCTAGCTTCCCTTGCTCATCCCCTTCAGGGCCTAGAAAACATATTCATATAATCAGAATTAGTGAGAAAACGATGCCCATCATAAGCTTGCAATGGAAACATGAGCTAAGAATATCTAAAACCCAAGGTACCTTGAGATGTCACTATCTCTCTCAGCTTAATGACATTTTCATGCTGCAACTTCTTTAGAATTTTTATCTCCCGAATTGCAGTTATTGGAAACTGCATAGATAAAGGAAGTTACAAGAATTTGATCATAGGATGAGGGCATATGGAACACGATTACTGAGGAAAAACTTATATACCCCTTCTTTTTCATTGTCCATCCGGATCTTTTTTAAAGCAACTATTTCTCCAGTTCTTTTTTCTTTGGCCATGAATACTTGTCTGGAGAGGAGGTAAAAGTTATACCATGTGCAGAATTATACAAATCAAATAGGCAATACTTAATCTATTAAGAATAGAAACAATGAAATTTAATCCAAAACAACAAGAATAACAAGTTTAGACATTGGTATGATCAAAACCACAAATACAGTTTCCAAAGTGATAGAAATGATACCATAATGCTTATCCTCCCATACACAAACACTTCTTTTGTTATGGGACTTCTTTTTTATGATAAgtaatttagaaaaatatggagtataattttattattgtatttgatATGTAAACTGTGAGAAACAAGTAACTAACAACTGCAACAAACGTAATATCATGTCAAGCTAAAGCCAGTAAAAGGATGAACTATAGCTACCTAAGGTAGCAAATAAACAAAGCCTTTTTGGCAACATGGAGCACCTATTGTTTTGACTtggattttttgaaaaaaggaaCAGGGTAATAAATTTGGTATACACTACAAGAAGTCCAAAAAGTAGCAAATATTTGATATCATTTGCAAACAGAGCCTTTAagtacccccccccccccccccccccccccccccccccccccccccccccccccccccccccccccccccccccccccccccccccccccccccccccccccccccccccccccccccccccccccccccccccccccccccccccccccccccccccccccccccccccccccccccccccccccccccccccccccccccccccccccccccccccccccccccccccccccccccccccccccccccccccccccccccccccccccccccccccccccccccccccccccccccccccccccccccccccccccccccccccccccccccccccccccccccccccccccccccccccccccccccccccccccccccccccccccccccccccccccccccccccccccccccccccccccccccccccccccccccccccccccccccccccccccccccccccccccccccccccccccccccccccccccccccccccccccccccccccccccccccccccccccccccccccccccccccccccccccccccccccccccccccccccccccccccccccccccccccccccccccccccccccccccccccccccccccccccccccccccccccccccccccccccccccccccccccccccccccccccccccccccccccccccccccccccccccccccccccccccccccccccccccccccccccccccccccccccccccccccccccccccccccccccccccccccccccccccccccccccccccccccccccccccccccccccccccccccccccccccccccccccccccccccccccccccccccccccccccccccccccccccccccccccccccccccccccccccccccccccccccccccccccccccccccccccccccccccccccccccccccccccccccccccccccccccccccccccccccccccccccccccccccccccccccccccccccccccccccccccccccccccccccccccccccccccccccccccccccccccccccccccNCCCCCCCCCCCCCATCATCCTTCAAAGATTTGGAAGAAAAGAATAATCACAACAAACTCAATAGTAACACCACACCAAGTAGTTAATCCTAGATTAAAACAAAAACTGTCTTATCCTAGTAACCCCAAACAAGAATTTGGTTGGGAGGGGGATCTAGTAAGTATCATTCTTTAGCAGAAATAAAGGAAATTGAAGTTTCAAGATAACTATCAAATTCAAACAAGAAATATTACAATGACGATAATGAGATCACCGGAAAAGGCAAATATACAACAAAAGGAGCATACAAATTTTGTGTCCTTGTACACAAAACGACTATAAAATAACCACAAATAGATTATTAAATGCCTAGGGTAAAACCCCATAGAGTGAAAGCTAGACTACataaaaatcaaatacagaTCATACTCCCATTCATGATTAATGTATCTAAGGTTGCTTCATCTTTCTacataaaattgaaaagtaagtgCCTTTTCCGATTAACACTCAAAATTATCAAACAAAACGAAAAAAGATCGCGGCTTAGTGCAATTGACAAAGGGAAGAAGCTCACCCATAAGTGCCTTCTCCGATTTGCTCCAATTTTTCGAAGCAATCCACGCTTCGCGACCCCCACACCGGCGATTCGTCCAGATTCAGCTGCCCAGGAGCCGCCACcgccatctctctctctcgcttTCTCTCCCTCActctatatgtatgtatgacggtagaagataaaaataaataaataaaagaagaagaagaacgaaCAAACGGGAAGGCTTTGGCGCGGAGAGGGCAAGAGTATCAGTACATTGGACTTTTGGAGGCGGAAGTAATGAAAGATCGTTTTTTGCAGATAGCTCTTATAGGTTAGATCGTTACGATAGGAAAATACGAAaggaaaactattttttttattttttccttatatATTTCTCTTCTTTCTAATTATTAGGTGtccaaggtatatatataacattattcaCAAGAAAAATATAACTCAAACATACCTAATACTCTAGCTCTCTAGTCCATCTCCAAGTATGAAAGGGTAATGTCtcattcaatattaaaaatagtgCTTGAGTagataaaatatgatttttatatttaaatattatgattattcttaaatatttttattgtgctatttatgaattattacaTTATATGAGTAATGGCTCATTTCTttctataatatatttattagtttactaaataaattgtaacaaatataaatcgatataataaaaatataatatgaactATTAGTCATACATCTTATTTCTATGAATGATTATTCATCATGAATAACTCATTTATGGAAATAACATTGATAA
This portion of the Ipomoea triloba cultivar NCNSP0323 chromosome 5, ASM357664v1 genome encodes:
- the LOC116020662 gene encoding cyclin-dependent kinase C-2-like codes for the protein MAVAAPGQLNLDESPVWGSRSVDCFEKLEQIGEGTYGQVFMAKEKRTGEIVALKKIRMDNEKEGFPITAIREIKILKKLQHENVIKLREIVTSQGPEGDEQGKLDNNKYKGSIYMVFEYMDHDLTGLSDRPGLRFTIPQIKCYMKQLLTGLHYCHINQVLHRDIKGSNLLIDNEGNLKLADFGLARSFSGDQNAHLTNRVITLWYRPPELLLGATKYGPAVDMWSVGCIFAELLFGKPVLPGKNEPEQLSKIFELCGTPDEINWPGVSQVPWYNKFKPARPAKRRVREVFRHFDRHALDLLDKMLTLDPSLRISAKDALDAEYFWTDPLPCDPKSLPKYESSHEYQTKKKRQQQRQNEEMAKRQKLQHPHHSRLPPIQPGQAHAQHWGGGPNHPMNNNSQPALATGSSHHQYGKPRGHPGGQGRYPPGGNNPSSGYYQDRGGQGGGYGNAPYPPGSGVPNSGPRGVGSGYGVPPNYSQSGQYGGSAGGRGPNQMGNNRNQQYGWQQ